In Deltaproteobacteria bacterium, a genomic segment contains:
- a CDS encoding RNA polymerase sigma factor translates to MNTNDDQRVIEQVLAGDVDSFADLIERYQKPIYNLMFRATGSAEEAAELTQEAFVRTYENLPRFHRGRKFFPWLYTISLNVARDYGRRTNRSINRHTDKALEQLSNCRFHGEQQQNVCDSIDYLRLEEALGTLPLLYREALVLRYHEELAVREIAEALSISISAAKMRISRGLEMLRGCLKEVADAKEKKVSGQTTI, encoded by the coding sequence ATGAATACGAATGACGACCAGCGGGTGATCGAGCAGGTGTTGGCCGGAGATGTTGACTCCTTTGCGGATCTCATAGAACGTTACCAAAAGCCCATCTATAACCTTATGTTCCGAGCAACCGGTTCGGCTGAGGAGGCCGCTGAGTTGACCCAGGAGGCATTTGTCAGGACCTATGAGAATTTGCCACGCTTTCACAGGGGAAGAAAGTTTTTCCCCTGGCTCTACACCATCAGCTTGAACGTGGCCAGAGACTATGGGCGAAGAACAAACAGGAGCATCAACAGACACACTGACAAAGCGCTTGAGCAACTATCCAACTGCCGTTTTCATGGTGAACAACAGCAAAATGTCTGCGACAGCATTGACTACCTGCGATTGGAAGAGGCCCTGGGGACGCTTCCCCTGCTCTACAGAGAAGCCCTTGTTCTTCGTTATCACGAGGAGCTGGCCGTGCGAGAAATTGCCGAGGCCTTGAGCATTTCCATCAGTGCTGCAAAAATGCGTATCAGTCGCGGACTGGAAATGCTTCGCGGCTGCCTGAAGGAGGTGGCTGATGCCAAAGAAAAAAAAGTTTCCGGACAGACCACCATCTGA
- a CDS encoding isoamylase early set domain-containing protein: MPKKKKFPDRPPSEKMDIALDKDTGDNLQEDFSSLVWMLKTMPDRQPPTDLVDEILQAVKEKKLSRRQRLLQWLSKPRSITVSPIRLIPAAAALFAALLLTFYFYSGSRGPMAIDGGKQQLVPVVFAFHYPRAHTVSLIGTFNQWNPNGFKMNAKPQEGVWTIEVHLPVGRYEYAFLVDGKVVVPDPKAQFYQRDGFGNKNSILFATKNGNQAI, from the coding sequence ATGCCAAAGAAAAAAAAGTTTCCGGACAGACCACCATCTGAAAAAATGGACATTGCCCTGGACAAGGATACAGGCGACAACCTGCAGGAGGATTTCTCGTCTCTGGTCTGGATGTTGAAGACCATGCCTGATCGGCAGCCTCCAACGGATCTTGTTGACGAGATCTTGCAGGCGGTCAAAGAAAAAAAACTGTCTCGCCGGCAGCGTCTCCTGCAATGGCTCAGCAAACCTCGATCGATCACTGTTTCGCCCATCAGACTCATTCCTGCGGCAGCTGCGCTGTTCGCCGCTTTGCTGCTGACATTCTATTTCTATTCTGGCAGTCGCGGCCCCATGGCCATAGATGGAGGAAAGCAGCAACTGGTACCCGTAGTGTTCGCCTTCCACTACCCTCGGGCCCACACCGTGAGCCTGATAGGTACGTTCAACCAGTGGAACCCCAATGGGTTCAAGATGAACGCCAAACCCCAGGAAGGTGTGTGGACCATCGAAGTCCACCTGCCAGTGGGACGCTACGAATATGCCTTTCTGGTGGACGGCAAGGTTGTGGTCCCGGACCCCAAGGCGCAATTTTACCAGAGAGATGGATTTGGCAACAAAAACTCCATACTATTTGCCACAAAGAATGGCAATCAGGCTATTTAG